The Flavobacterium johnsoniae UW101 genomic interval TGATAAATATTATGATGAAGAAAAACTAGACAGCTCTTATTATTTTTATAATAAGGTTTTACCAATGTATGATCCAGAAATTGATTATACAAAGTATGTTTATACGCTGTCTTCGATGGCTGAAATACAAACACTTATTGGTAATTTTATTGAAAGTGAAGAATTATTGACAAAAACCCTTCCTTATTTAAGTAAAATTAAAGAGCCTATTTATGCTCGAAATGTTTACAGTAATATGGGAATGAATTATTATAATACTTATGATTTTGAAAATTCGCTTTTTTACCACACAAAAGCATTAAAATTACCTGGCACACCCTATAAAAAGGCTATTGTTTTAAACGACATAGCTCGTGTATATATGGAACAAAACCGTTACGATATAGCTGCAGAAATACTAGAAATGCTGACTGCAAGAAAAATAGTTTACAAAAGAGAACCTCTGTTAAGTGATTATTTTTATGCTTCTTTGCAGAACAGTCTTGGAGTCTGTTATTTTAATTTAAAAAAACCTAAAGCATTAGATCTTTATCTCAAAAGTTTAGCAACCACCTTACAGGGAACTAATAAGTTCATATTGCTTAATAATTATAAATCTCTTTCTGATTACTACATGGAAAATAATCCTGAGCTTGCTTTACAGTACGCAAAGAAATCCTACGAAACAGCAAGGGAAGTAAATGCTAACAGTGCCAAAATGGAACTACTTGCTTATTTAATAAAGCTTAGTAAAGGATCTGAGTTAAAAAAATATACTATAGATTATATAAAACTGACTGACAGTGTAATTAATTCTAGAAAATCGGCTAGAAATCAATTTACAAACATCAAATATTACTCAAAAATAAATAAAGACGAGAATTTACACCTTAAAGCAGAAAAAGCAGAAAACGAACTTAAACTTCAGCAGCATAAAACCAGCAATATAATTTCGGGGGTAATAATAACTTTTATTTTAACATTGTGCATCATACTTAGTTTTTACTTATCAATAAAAGGGAGGAAACAAAAAAACAATGCCATACAAGAAAGTGAAACCCGGATTTCTAACAAATTACGCAATGAACTTTTAAATGAAGTTCAGAATGTTTTAACATATGCTAAAAATAATGATTTAGAAACTGCTGATAATAAAAATGAATTATTAGAAAGTCTCGAAAAAATCTATTCTCAAACCAGAAATATCTCAAAAGAAAACAGCGATATTATAACTGATAAAAGATACAGTTTGACATTGAAAAATATGATATCTACTTTTAAAACAACAGATACAAATGTTTTTACAAATGGCCTTACTGATATTAACTGGATTAAAATTGATAAAAACAAAAAAATAATTATTTACAGAGTCATACAAGAACTACTTGTAAACATGAAAAAACACAGCAGCGCAACACTTGCTGGAGTTAATTTTAAAGTCATTAAAAAAAATATTATTATAAATTATACAGATAATGGTAAAGGTGTTAACATGAACCAAGTATCTAAAAGTGGTCTTCAAATAATTGAGAATCGTATTTTAAATGTAAAAGGTGAAATTCAATTTGAATCAAATCCCGACAATGGATTTAAAATATCAATTAAAATTCCTTTTTAATATGAAGATGCTTGAAATTATAAAAAATAAAACTTTTCTAAAGTATCTTATTTTTTTTCTGATTATACTTTTAATTGGGGTAGTATTACTTTATCAGCTGCATAGAAACCAGGTAATAATTATTCAACAGATTAAAAAAAACAATTCTGTTGAAATAAATAAAAACATAACTGAAGCTGATCGCTTATTTGACCAAATTAATTACGACAGCGCATATTTCTTTTATAAAAAAGCAATTGCACTTTGTGATCCTATTGATGATTATGCAGATGATTATGTTTATTCTCAATTATCTATAGCAAATTTACATCAGAATACAAACAACTACACGGCATGCGAAGAAGCTTTATTAAAAGTTTTTCCATATTTAAAAAAAACAAGCAAACCTAAATACACTTATAACACTTACACCCTCTTAGCTTACAACTATTTCTTTACTTATGACAATAGTGATGCACTGTTATACCACAGAAAAGCATTGAGACTAGCTGCAACACCATACAAAAAATCAGTAATCATAAATGACATTGCTTTAGTTTACTTAAGACAAAAAAGATATAAAGAGATAATAGATGCATTGGAGCCATTAGCCAGAATAAAAATTAAACACGAAACTGATTCTGCAAAAACCGATATTAATTATTCCTTACTATTAAACAACCTAGGATTTTGTTATTTCAAGCTCGGAAATCCAAAAGCATTAGAATATTATAAAAAGAGTCTGAAGATACAGGAAAGATTAAAGTCAGATTATGAATTAATGAGTACCTATTCTAGTGTAGCTATGGTTTATGCTGAAACCAATCCTAAATTATCTAAAATATATACAGAAAAACAATATCAGTCTGCCTGCAGGGCAAAGTCTGCATCATTTAAAGCAAATACTTTAGGAGACTTAATTAGAAAATCTGAAGGAAAAGAACTTAAAAAATATTCTAAAGCATACGTAAAAATAATTGACAGTATATTATCCAGCAGAAAACAAGCAAAAAATCAATTCTCAATAATTAAATACGAATCTAAAACTGATAAAGAAGAAAATCTAAAACTCAAAGCCGAAAAAGCGGAAAATGAACTGTTATTACAAAAGCATAAAAATAGAAATACCATATCCTATATCATTATTACTTTCACGATAGCTGTTCTTTTACTTTTGCCACTCTACTTATTTATAAAAGGAGAAAAAGAAAAAAAAGAAGCTGTTTTTGAAAGTGAAATGAGAATTTCTAAGAAACTGCGTAATGAATTGACAAATAAGGTGCATCATACATTGCTTTTTGCACAAAATAAAGATTTACAAAATGATGAAAATAAAAATCAGTTTTTAATAAAATTAGATGAAATATACTCTCAAACCAGAAACATTTCCAGAGAAAACAGTTCTATTGTAACCAATGAAAATTACGATATGGGGTTGAAGGAAATGATATCGGGTTTTAAAACTCCAAATCTAAATTTATTAGTAAATGGTCTTGATACCATAAAGTGGAATAAAATTAACAAGATCAAAAAAATTATTATTTACAGGGTATTACAAGAGCTATTTTACAACATGAAAAAATACAACGACTTGACTTTGATCATATTATCATTTAAAATAATCAATAAAAATATTGTAATTACATACAGCGACAACAGTTCTAAAACGCAAAATGAAAGAATAATTTTAAAAAAACATCTTGAAAATGTGGAAAACCGTATTAAAACCACGAATGGAACTATTAATTTTGGCAATTATACAGAAAATGGTTTCAAAATAAGTTTCACATTCCCATTATAAAACAAGTAATATGTTTAAGAAAGTTTTAGTTGCAGAAGATTTAGATAGTATTAGTATTGCAGTTGTTCAAGTTCTCGAAGACCTTAATATTCCTGTTATTGACCATGTTAAATATTGTGACGAAGGTTTATTAAAAGTAAAAAAAGCATTAAACGAAAAAGAACCGTACGATTTACTTATTACTGATTTATCTTTTAAGACTGACCATAGGAAAGCAAATATTGAAAGCGGTGATGAATTAATTGAAGCAATCAATAAAGTGCAGCCTGAATTAAAAAAAATTGTGTTTTCAATTGAAGACAAATCGTATCGCATTAAAACTCTTTTTGATGAGTTAGGAATAAATGCATATGTATCTAAAGGAAGAAATAGTATTCAGGAATTAAGATCTGCCCTTGAAAAAACTTTTAAAAACGAAGAAAGAATACTTTCATCTGATTTAAACTTTAGTTTCAATGACAAATCTCTTATCGAAATTGAATCTTATGATATCTCTATTTTATCACTTCTGGCAAAAGGTTACATATTAGAAAACATTTCAAATGAGTTTAAAGAAAAATCGATTACACCAAATGGAACCAGCAGTATAGAAAAACGAATCAACAAATTAAAAATATATTTTAAAGCAAATAACAATGTACACTTAATTGCCATTGCAAAAGACTTTGGTCTGGTGTAGAGTTTAACACATGTGTTACGGTTTCCCGTAAGGAAATTCTCTTACATAGATTTAAGTTTGTATAAATTATTAACTGATGAAACCTAAATATAAGTTTGATCCCATTACCAAGATCAATACACCCAATAATAGAATTATTATGAAAACTATGCTTCTTTGTCTTTTTCTTTCTGTAAGTTTTGCTTTTGTTTCTGAGAAAACAGGCTGGCTTGATATTGATTGGAAACTAATTTGTATCCCGGCTCTTCTGGTTTTGCAAATTATAATTATTGGAACAGCTCTAAAAAACAGGTACAAGAAACATTAATTGTAAGTAAGCAGGAAAATAGAAATCTATATACTATATTTGGATTTTAAAATTTAATGAAAAATAGTACATTTTATTTCCTCTTATTCCTTCTTACTTCATTCCAAGCCTTTTCTCAAACCAAATTTATTTCCTGGAATTTAGAAAACTTTGGAAAATCTAAGTATCAAGCCTCTTTAAGTTTTATTGCAAAAACGGTACAAGAATACGATATTATAGCTATCCAAGAAGTTGTTGCCGGATACGGAGGCTCACAGGCTGTCGCAAAACTTGCTTCAATATTAAACGAAAAAGGTTCAAAATGGGATTATACAATAAGTGATCCCACAAGTGGAAACAGTTACAAAAAAGAGCGCTATGCTTTTATTTGGAAAACAAGTAAAGTAAAATTGAAAGGCAAACCCTGGCTGGAAAAAAAATATCACTTAGAAATAGACCGGGAACCTTATTTTGCAACCTTCGAAGTAAACAAAAAACTAGTTACGTTTGTTAATTTTCATGCTATAACAAAAAGTAAACAGCCTGAAACTGAAATTAAATACTTCAAATTTCTTCCGCAAGAATACCCAGATCTAAATCTGGTTTTTACCGGCGATTTTAATTGTCCCGAATCACATACCGTTTTTAATCCATTAAAAAAAATGGGATATGTTTCTGTATTTCAAAAACAAAAAACAACTTTAAAGCAAAAATGCAAAGCAGAAGTCTGTCTTGCTTCTGAATTTGATAATATTTTTTACAAATCAAATACGTTAAAACCTATTAAGTCAGGAGTTGTTTTATTTTATAATAATTACGATTCACTTCAGGAAGCCAGAAAAATATCAGACCACATTCCTATTTGGTTTGAGTTCTTTTTAAATTAAAACTATGTTTTTAATTTTTTCTTTTTGGCAGCCGGAAATAAAACATTATTTAAAATTAAACGATATCCCGGAGAATTAGGATGTAAATCCAGAACTGTAGGCGGATCACCAACCTGATGCTGAAAATCTTCCGGATCATGGCCTCCAAAAAAAGTAAACATTCCTTTTCCTTTTTCGCCATGAATATATCTAGCTTCGCCATTAAGTTCACAAGTCCCCATAACCAAAACATTTGATTTTATCAATGTTTCGTTAAATGAAGTAGTCTGCCCCATAAAACCTTTTACTAATTGAGTATGGTTTTGACATAACATACTAGGAATAGGATCCCATTTTGCAGAATATTCCATTAAAGTAAAATAATCTTTTTCCATAGGAACTCTGCGTTTTCCAGTCATATCAATATCTGAAAATTCATAAACTTCTGGTCTTCTTTCTAAAATAAAATCTTTAAAGGCAAAAGAATTTCCATAATTTAATTTTGCCTGATAGTTAGATTCACTTGGATCACCATCAAACATAGTTTCGCAAATATCAACTCCATCTGCAGCTAATGCAATATCAAAACTATCTGTGGCAGAACACATAGCAAACATAAAACCGCCTCCAATAACAAAATCTCTAATCTTTTTTGCTACAGCTCCTTTTTCCTGTGAAACTTTAGAATAACCAAGTTTTGCTGCTAAAGCTTCAGAATCTCTTTTTTGTTCAATATACCAAGGTGTATTTTTATAAGCGGCATAAAACTTACCATACTGACCGGTAAAATCTTCATGATGTAAATGCAGCCAGTCATATAGTAATAACTGGTCACTCAAAACTTCCTCATCATAAATAGGAGTAAATGGAATTTCGGCATAAGTCAAAACCAGCGTCACGGCATCATCCCACGGTTGTTTTCCCTTTGGTGTATAAACAGCAATTTTTGGTGCTTTTTCAAGAATTACAGATTCCATATTTTGTGACGGACTCGAAATATCATTTAAAAGAGAGGCTTCTTCAGTATCAGAAAGCACTTCAAAACTAACGCCTCTAATTTTACATTCTTTTCGTATTTCCTCAGCATCAGGTAGTAAGAATGAACCACCTCGATAATTTAACAGCCAGCTTGCTTTATAATCGCGGCTTAAACACCAATATGTTATTCCGTATGCTTTTAGATGATTTTGCTGTGTAGTTTCGTCCATTGGAAGCAAAATAAAAGATGCCTTCGTCTGCAATGAAAATACCAGCAAAAAAATATACAGTAAACTCTTTTTCATCAAAAAAATATTTTAGTAAAGATAATGAGGAAGTCATTAAAAACATAACCGATCCAAAGGTTTTGCCCTAATGCAGTACGTTAAAGTTTTACGTCGGTAAAATTGACCATACTTTTCGTAAAAACAGGTAAAAACACCTATTTTTGTACTATTTTTTCTACTTACATTTGAAATCCATAATCTAAATAACCGCCATAAAAAAACAACAGTCATGAAGTTTAATGAAAATAATCATCAGCCTAGAGGTTTAAATGTAATGCAAAAAATTGGTCTTGGAGTTCTTGTAATTACTATTGTAGCTTATTATGTTTTATCTATTCAGTTTTTAACAAGCGGAAGTTAAAGCGTTAAAACTGCTATTTCATTTTGAATAGCATATACCACTAAACCGGCAATATTTCTTGATTCTGTTTTAAGAAGTAAATTATTTCGATGCCCTTCAACTGTTCTTGGACTTAAAAAAAGATGTTCAGCAATTTCTGAAGTTGTTTTTTGCTGACAAATAAGCTGTAAAATTTCTATTTCTCTTGGAGAAAGAAAACTTGTTTCCAGATTTCCTTTTGAATTTTTTGAAGAAACTATTGTTTCCTGAATAGTCTTCAAAACACTTTCGTTATAATAAAATCCTTTTTTGTTAACTTCATTAATGGTTTTAATTAAATCTTTTGGAGTTGTATTTTTAATTAAATAGGCAACAGCGCCAACCTGAATCATATTGGCAATAAAAGATTTTGAATCGTAACTGGTAAGTGCAATAATTTTTATTTCAGGAAAAGATTTCCTAATTATTTTTGTTGCTTCAACGCCATTCAAAACCGGCATTTTTAAATCCATGATAATAATATCTGGTTTAATTTCATTTTCCAGAAGTTTATTTACAAGGTCTTCTCCGTTTGAAGCTTCGAAAACAATCTCAATATTATCTTCTCTCTGCAATAAAAAAGCTATTCCTTTCCGGAATAAAACTTCGTCGTCGACTAAAGCTATTTTGATAATGGCATTCATTTTTTACGTTTTTGGTCGTTTGGTATATCGAAAATACGAAATATGAATCAAAAAAAGCCATTTCGCCTTATTTTATTGATGTAAAATTCACTTTTTAACTTAAAATGTAAATATAACTTCAACTCCTTTTCCTTTTTCAGATTCAAAACTGATCGTTCCGTCTAAGAAAGAAATACGGCTGTTGATGTTTTTCATTCCCAATCCTCTGTAATTTTCAAAATCTTCGCTGTCAAATCCTACTCCATTATCTTTATAATAACAGGTATTTGTTCCTTTATCTTCTTTAAAATTAATCCAGATTTAATTAGACTTTCCATGACGAAGAGAATTATTCATTAGTTCTTGTAAAACCCTAAAAACATGCAAATGACGATCGATTTCTTTATCATCAAAATCAAGTTCGTTTTTATAATAGGTTTTTACTGATTTACTACTCTCAAATTCCCCGCATAATTCTTCTATACCTGCATGAAGTCCAAACTTTTCGAAAACCGGAGGTAATAAATTATGCGCAATTTTCCTTGAATTTTCTAAAGCTTTTGCTGTTAAATTTATAATGTTCTCTGTAATTTCAGTTGTTTCAGCTTCTGTTAAATTTGGCGCTGACAACAAGTGTGTATTTAAGGAAACAATATTAAGTTTAGAACTAATATCATCATGAAGATCCTGAGCAATACGTTTGCGTTCTTCTTCTTGTATCTGCAAAACAGCATGTAATTGTTCTTTTTGATACTGAAGTATTAAATCTTTCTTTTCTAATTCTTTTTGAATGATTTTTTTTCTTGAGAAGTAGAAAAATACGATCAGTACGACTGAAACGATTATAAAGAAAAGTGATATATATAATATTATAGCGACAAGCTCTTTTTCTGGTATTGAGTGGGTATTCATATCAAATTTATTTCAAGGTAGTTTTATTAGGTGAAAATGCTTTTTTTGAAAAACTTTTTATCCATTCGAACAAAATAAAAAATTGATAACATAAAACTAAAAAACTGTTTAATATCCAGGTTAAAAGCTTAACATCATCACTTAAACCTATAGAAAGATTTCCAATTAAGTACAATACTGTACTCGCTAATAAGTAAAATATGAGACCTACACTTATATAATAATATGTTTTATCTTCTGTAAGCATATTATAAAAGTGAAATAGAGCAAAAACCACAATAAGCAGATTGGTTAAGATGATTTCAAATAAATTGAACTTAAGAAATACGCTTGAATTCATACAAAATTGTATCGCTAAAACTAATAATGCAATTATTAAACTAATTTTAATGAACATTTTTTGGCTTTTAACATTTGTCAGCGAATTGTAAAACATTCCAAGCAACAACATTTGTCCAGCAAAAAACATATTGACAACCACCAAATTAGTCATTCCTAAATGGTATAATAATTCCATTGACAATTGCATTACAGTTGAAAAAGCTAAATAGCAGAGAAAAAAAACATTAGCTTTTTCCTTTCGGAAAAAGCTATATGAATAGGCTATTAAGTTTACTATTAAAACAAAATATGTAGAGTACACTAAAATATCAATCATTTTATATACTTTATAATATTTTAGAATTAAAATGGCGGACTAGGACGTATTCCGTCATAAACTACTTCTTCAGCATCATCTGCTGCAGATTTAGCCATATAAGAAGAACCTTCTCCGTAAACATCAATGTATTTACCAGTTTCTTTATCTAATCTAGCTCCAACAAAAAGTAAGGTTCTTTCGTCTTTGTCATTAATAGCAAGACATGCACGTACAACCTCAGTTTCAAGTTTTAAAACTTTTTCTAAAGTTTCTCTTGGAATTAAAAAAGATTTTACTTTGGTTTTAGGATCTTCGATGGTGGTGTCATCTTGATACCTTTTTTCCCACTCTTTGGCTATACCCAAAGGAATCAGAACTGCGTCTGGAAAGGCTTCTTCGCTCATAGTTTTTTAAAAATTTAATATTAGTTAATTTGTTTATGGTCTAGCGAAACTACCGAATTAATTTTTATGTAAGAAATATTATGGAGTAAATTATAGATTCGATTATGTAATTAATTAAAATAAAAAAAACCTTTGAAAGAACATACTTACAAAGGTTTTTATTAGGATTTTTATTCTGATTAAAACGGTACATCACTATCATCATCATCGTCATTCAGGTTGCTTCCAAATGCTTCATTGGCCGATGGCAGATTTTTTGTAATAAATGGATTATCCTCGTGATTCATTTTTGAAGGTAAATCATCATAACCACCTGTAAAGTCTTCAAGGTTGTCAAACTTACCTAAGTGTCCTAAGAATTTTAAACGAATATTTTCCAATCCACCATTACGGTGTTTGGCTATAATAAACTCTGCTTGTCCCGCAGTTGGAGATGCTTCATCATCATCCCATTCTTCAATTTTATAATATTCCGGACGGTAAATAAACGATACAATATCAGCATCCTGCTCAATCGCACCAGATTCACGAAGATCCGAAAGTAACGGACGTTTGCTTGATCCACGGGTCTCAACCGCACGCGATAACTGTGAAAGTGCAATTACAGGAACGTTTAGCTCTTTTGCCAATGCCTTTAAGTTTCGGGAAATAGTCGAAATCTCCTGCTCACGGTTTCCTCCTCCTTTACCATTTCCTCCGGCAGTCATTAACTGCAAGTAGTCAATAATAATTAATTTGATTCCGTGCTGTGATGCTAAACGACGACATTTTGCACGTAAATCAAAAATTGAAAGCGAAGGCGTATCATCAATAAACAATGGGGCTTTTTCTAAATCTTTTACTTTAGTACTTAGTTGCTCCCATTCGTGTTTTTCTAATTTTCCTGTTCTTAATTTTTCAGAAGACAATCCTGTTTCCGAAGAAATAAGCCTTGTAATTAACTGAACCGAAGCCATCTCCAGAGAGAAAACTGCCACCGCATGTCCAAACTGAATGGCAACGTTTCTTGCCATCGAAAGTACGAATGCGGTTTTACCCATACCCGGACGTGCCGCAATAATAATCAAATCCGAAGGCTGCCATCCTGAAGTTACTTCATCTAATTTTTCAAATCCGGTTGCAACACCACTCAAACCTTCTTTTCCTGCAATTTCTTCAATACGTTTTTTCGCCTGAAGAACCAAACTCTGAGCAGTTTCAGAACTACGTTTGATATTTCCCTGTGTTACCTCATACAATTTAGATTCGGCTTTATCCAGCAAATCGAATACGTCTGTAGTTTCATCATAAGATTCTTCAATAATTTCTGAAGAAATTCTAATCAAACTTCTTTGAATGAATTTTTGAAGAATAATACGCGAGTGAAATTCGATGTGGGCAGAAGAAGCAATTTTCTGCGTTAACTGAATTAAATAAAAATCACCTCCTGCTAATTCTAATTTTCCGTTTTTCTTTAATTGTGTCGAAACTGTCAGCAAGTCTATTGGCTGTGTTTCTGTAAAAAGCTGCAGAATTGCTTCAAAAATATGTTTGTGCGCATCTTTATAAAAAGCATCTGGCTGTAAAATATCAATTACATCATCTACCCCTTTTTTATCAATCATCATTGCTCCAAGCACAGCCTCTTCTAAATCAAGAACCTGCGGAGGGAGTTTTCCTTTTTCGAGATTAATTATTGTGGTTTTATCGACCTTTACGGGGTTTACATTCTTGAAATTTTCCATATAGCGAAAGTAACAAAATTTAAAAAAAAATTGCTATCTAGTTATAACTATTCAGTTGTTTATAAATATGTTTTTTTTGTTGATAACCAAAAAAAAATCCGAAACCGCAGGGCTTCGGATTTTTAATCATTAAATATGAATTTACTCTTTATACTCGCCCATATTACTGTATTTGTCCATTCTCTGGGCAATTAAGTCGGCTGTTGATAAGTCTTTTAATTCATTATATCCTTTAGTAATGTAATCTGCTACTGTTTTAAAAGTAGTTTCACGGTCGTAGTGCGCTCCGCCAAGTGGTTCTGGAATTACATCATCAACTAATTTTTGTTTTTTCATGTCAGAAGAAGTCAGTTTTAAAGCTTCAGCTGCACGTTCTTTGTACTCCCAGCTTTTCCATAAAATAGAAGAGCATGATTCTGGAGAAATTACAGAGTACCAAGTGTTTTCTAACATATAAACTCTGTCTCCAACACCAATTCCTAATGCTCCTCCCGAAGCACCTTCACCTACGATAATCGTAATGATTGGCACCTGCAGACGAACCATTTCAAAAATGTTTCTGGCAATAGCTTCTCCCTGTCCTCTTTCTTCAGCTTCTAAACCTGGATATGCACCCGGAGTATCTACTAAAGTAAGAACCGGAATACCAAATTTCTCCGCCATTTTCATTAAACGCAAAGCCTTACGGTATCCTTCTGGATTTGCCATACCAAAATTACGGTACTGACGTGTTTTTGTATTGTAACCTTTTTGCTGCCCGACAATCATAAACGACTGACCGTTTATTTTACCTAAACCGCCCACCATCGCTTTATCATCTTTAAAGCCTCTGTCTCCATGAAGCTCTAAGAAAGTATCACCGCAAATTGCTTTGATATAATCTAAAGTATAAGGTCTGTTTGGGTGTCTTGACAGTTGTACTCTCTGCCAAGCCGTAAGGTTTTTGTATATATCTTTCTTAGTCTGCTCTAATTTTTTATTGATTTCCTTGCACGTTGGGGTTACATCAACGTCAGATTCTTTTCCAATAATAACGCACTTTTCTAGCTGTTCTTCAAGTTCTTTAATTGGAAGCTCAAAATCTAAATATTCCATGTATTTTTGAATTTTGTTTGTAAATCGAACCGCAAATATAAAAATATTATATCATTGGCGAAGTTAATTGTTATTTAAAGTATAAAAATGCAATTTAAAAATAAGTAAACTATTACAAGTTTTCCTTCTTGTTTTGATAATGTTTAAAAACACCGTTTAGAATAACTGTTATGATAATTATAACAGCTCCTATGTAAAATTCGACACTCATTTTTTCTTTTCCTCCTAAAATAAAGTAAGCCAAAACGATCCCGTAAACAGGTTCTAAGTTAGTCGTTAACATTACTGTATACGGTGTTAATCGCTGCATTACTTTTACAGAAGCCGTAAAAGCATAAGCTGTACAGATTGAAGCCAAAATCAATAATAAAACCCAGTTATTTAAGGACATTTGGAAGAAATCTGCTGTGAATTTTCCCTGAAATAAAAAATAAATCGTAATGAAGAAAACTCCCGCTCCAAATTCATAAAAAGTAATAACCGAAGGTTCGTGATCTGAGATTAATTTTCCATTCATTAAAGTAAATAAAACGCCTAAAATTATTGCTGCTAAAGCATAATAAACTCCCGTAAGATATTTTATTTCAACCTGAAGAATCAGTCCCAAACCTGCAATAATAACAAGTCCGAAGAAAACTTCATACCAAAGGACTTTTCGTCCGTAAAATAACGGTTCTAATAAAGAGGCGAAAAATGCTCCTAAAGAAAATATAGAAAGGGTGATTGAAACATTAGAAACATGAATTGCCTTAAAAAAGAAAATCCAATGCAATGCAATCAATAATCCAACAAAAATCAATTTAAAAAATTCTTTTACAGGAACCTGAAAAGACTGCTTTTTAAATGCAATAAATCCGCCTAGAAAAATCATGGCGATCAACATTCTGTACCAAACCAGATTATCGGCATCAATGGTAATTAAAGCGCCCAAAATGGCTGTAAAACCCCAGATAAAAACTATTAAGTGAAGATTTAAATAACTTTTTAAATTATCGTTTCGCATTACGTAATAAATAAACTGCCAGAATTCCGAAAACAATATTTGGGAACCAAACAGCTAATAAAGGTGAAAAAGTAGATTTTTCGGCAAGTGTACCGAAGATTTTATCAAAGAAAACAAATGAAAATGCAATGGCAATTCCAATAGCAAGGTTCATTCCCATACCGCCGCGGCGCTTCATTGAAGAAACTGCAACAGCAATAATAGTTAAAATAAAGGCCGAAACCGGCACACTGTATTTTTTGTACAGAACCACTAAATAAGTATTAATATTTCCAGAACCTCTTTTTCTTTCTTTTTCAATAAAATCAATTAGTTTTCCCAGAGTCAGGGTTTCTGCGATATAAACAACAGGAGTCAAATCTGCAAGTTCAAATTTAAAACCTACATTTTTCTCAGGAGCTTTTTCAATTACATCATTCAAATCTCCAACTGTTCTTTTTGTATAATCGTATAAAGTGTATATTTTCTTTTTGGGATCCCATTTTATACGACTTGCGGTTATTTTGTATGTTAATTTTTCTTTTTCAAAATGCTCTAAAGTAAAATTAAAAGCTGTCTTCGACTCTTCATTAAAGCTATTTACAAAAATAAAATCGTGATCGTTAATTTGTCTAAAAACATTGGTATTTTCTCCCCGCATGAGCTGTTTACCATTTCCTTTTAAATAAGTGTACCTAAAATTATTAAATCCTTCACTAGCCGCAGGCACAATAA includes:
- a CDS encoding tetratricopeptide repeat-containing sensor histidine kinase, with amino-acid sequence MSKKSFFINHSIKSLYIGLILISFIGAVFFINPNEKTVEKKSKKKYQAIELDKLIEKADKYYDEEKLDSSYYFYNKVLPMYDPEIDYTKYVYTLSSMAEIQTLIGNFIESEELLTKTLPYLSKIKEPIYARNVYSNMGMNYYNTYDFENSLFYHTKALKLPGTPYKKAIVLNDIARVYMEQNRYDIAAEILEMLTARKIVYKREPLLSDYFYASLQNSLGVCYFNLKKPKALDLYLKSLATTLQGTNKFILLNNYKSLSDYYMENNPELALQYAKKSYETAREVNANSAKMELLAYLIKLSKGSELKKYTIDYIKLTDSVINSRKSARNQFTNIKYYSKINKDENLHLKAEKAENELKLQQHKTSNIISGVIITFILTLCIILSFYLSIKGRKQKNNAIQESETRISNKLRNELLNEVQNVLTYAKNNDLETADNKNELLESLEKIYSQTRNISKENSDIITDKRYSLTLKNMISTFKTTDTNVFTNGLTDINWIKIDKNKKIIIYRVIQELLVNMKKHSSATLAGVNFKVIKKNIIINYTDNGKGVNMNQVSKSGLQIIENRILNVKGEIQFESNPDNGFKISIKIPF
- a CDS encoding endonuclease/exonuclease/phosphatase family protein, with amino-acid sequence MKNSTFYFLLFLLTSFQAFSQTKFISWNLENFGKSKYQASLSFIAKTVQEYDIIAIQEVVAGYGGSQAVAKLASILNEKGSKWDYTISDPTSGNSYKKERYAFIWKTSKVKLKGKPWLEKKYHLEIDREPYFATFEVNKKLVTFVNFHAITKSKQPETEIKYFKFLPQEYPDLNLVFTGDFNCPESHTVFNPLKKMGYVSVFQKQKTTLKQKCKAEVCLASEFDNIFYKSNTLKPIKSGVVLFYNNYDSLQEARKISDHIPIWFEFFLN
- a CDS encoding DNA-binding transcriptional response regulator; translation: MFKKVLVAEDLDSISIAVVQVLEDLNIPVIDHVKYCDEGLLKVKKALNEKEPYDLLITDLSFKTDHRKANIESGDELIEAINKVQPELKKIVFSIEDKSYRIKTLFDELGINAYVSKGRNSIQELRSALEKTFKNEERILSSDLNFSFNDKSLIEIESYDISILSLLAKGYILENISNEFKEKSITPNGTSSIEKRINKLKIYFKANNNVHLIAIAKDFGLV
- a CDS encoding ATP-binding protein, whose product is MDLKYQLKFLFNMKMLEIIKNKTFLKYLIFFLIILLIGVVLLYQLHRNQVIIIQQIKKNNSVEINKNITEADRLFDQINYDSAYFFYKKAIALCDPIDDYADDYVYSQLSIANLHQNTNNYTACEEALLKVFPYLKKTSKPKYTYNTYTLLAYNYFFTYDNSDALLYHRKALRLAATPYKKSVIINDIALVYLRQKRYKEIIDALEPLARIKIKHETDSAKTDINYSLLLNNLGFCYFKLGNPKALEYYKKSLKIQERLKSDYELMSTYSSVAMVYAETNPKLSKIYTEKQYQSACRAKSASFKANTLGDLIRKSEGKELKKYSKAYVKIIDSILSSRKQAKNQFSIIKYESKTDKEENLKLKAEKAENELLLQKHKNRNTISYIIITFTIAVLLLLPLYLFIKGEKEKKEAVFESEMRISKKLRNELTNKVHHTLLFAQNKDLQNDENKNQFLIKLDEIYSQTRNISRENSSIVTNENYDMGLKEMISGFKTPNLNLLVNGLDTIKWNKINKIKKIIIYRVLQELFYNMKKYNDLTLIILSFKIINKNIVITYSDNSSKTQNERIILKKHLENVENRIKTTNGTINFGNYTENGFKISFTFPL